A window of the Desulfopila inferna genome harbors these coding sequences:
- a CDS encoding TRAP transporter small permease, which produces MLGILTAVNNAIEKFERLAVAWSIIIMAGVSIINVIGRNVFQHSFTWAEEITQFTIVWVTFIGLSYAARKGVHIRMTAIFDLLSLKWSRILMVIISLCTAALLFFLAWYGFQYTLKLYTIQRHTLGLQIPLYLIIMWVPIGFASAGIQYIHTAIMNITGHDLYISPTLKGVEAGVSQKI; this is translated from the coding sequence ATGTTAGGTATCCTTACAGCAGTCAACAACGCCATAGAAAAATTTGAACGATTAGCCGTTGCCTGGAGCATTATCATTATGGCCGGTGTTTCGATTATCAATGTTATCGGCCGTAATGTTTTCCAGCACAGCTTTACCTGGGCTGAAGAAATTACTCAGTTTACCATTGTCTGGGTTACCTTCATCGGCTTGAGTTATGCGGCTCGCAAAGGAGTGCACATTCGTATGACGGCTATCTTCGATTTGCTCTCCCTGAAGTGGAGTCGTATCCTGATGGTCATTATCTCCCTATGCACTGCAGCACTGTTATTTTTTCTGGCATGGTACGGATTCCAGTACACGCTTAAACTGTATACCATCCAGCGCCATACCCTGGGACTGCAAATCCCGCTTTATCTTATCATTATGTGGGTTCCTATCGGTTTTGCATCTGCGGGAATTCAATATATTCACACTGCGATAATGAACATAACCGGGCACGATCTTTATATATCTCCAACCCTGAAGGGAGTTGAAGCAGGGGTTTCCCAGAAGATTTAA
- a CDS encoding amidohydrolase family protein, with product MNGTRFIVAGSFVDGSAANVRKNVFLTVKKGIITAIDPAVHLPRNDRDAIEDFSHCTILPPLVDCSVHLLRSPSVDGREQRSTENAGPAEKLAMLERHIRYCHAHGVLGVVDSDEIASLLDLYQKRKGEGSNIDIRIPGHLFSGNQDCGPGASGDGDFLRIGYSSNIEDEEGLGPRLEQENLYRLLQNRDLKKTVVVANGSRQVEEALEADCDAIEQGYGMGEANLREMAKKGVLWIPSVLRAKNALDGAGSCGDVSCRFSQRYVAPGKPVPGAETFWKKMLADQLSQMRLARRFGVTTAVGTGAGSMGILHGESMVEEMKLFIKAGYSLEETIRCASQTGAEFFGMKELGTLTVGRKATFLVARGTVKQLPRKLSYLEGIYVAGRPSIAYRKHP from the coding sequence ATGAACGGCACGCGATTTATTGTGGCGGGAAGTTTTGTCGACGGCAGCGCCGCAAATGTGCGCAAAAATGTCTTTCTGACGGTGAAGAAAGGCATCATTACTGCCATTGATCCCGCAGTGCACCTTCCTCGCAATGACAGGGATGCAATAGAAGATTTCTCCCACTGCACGATTCTGCCGCCGCTGGTTGATTGCAGCGTCCACCTGCTGCGCTCGCCTTCGGTAGACGGACGAGAGCAGCGTTCCACTGAAAATGCAGGCCCTGCTGAAAAACTGGCAATGCTTGAGCGGCATATCCGCTATTGCCATGCACATGGGGTTTTGGGAGTGGTGGACAGCGATGAAATAGCCAGCCTGCTAGATTTATATCAAAAGAGAAAGGGGGAGGGGAGTAACATCGACATTCGCATACCCGGGCATCTCTTTAGTGGCAATCAGGATTGCGGGCCAGGTGCATCAGGAGACGGCGATTTTCTTAGAATTGGGTATTCTTCCAATATCGAAGACGAAGAAGGGCTGGGACCCCGACTAGAGCAGGAAAATCTTTACCGCCTTTTGCAGAACAGAGACCTGAAAAAGACGGTGGTGGTAGCCAACGGCTCGCGGCAGGTCGAGGAGGCGCTTGAGGCTGATTGCGACGCTATCGAACAAGGATACGGCATGGGCGAGGCCAATCTTAGGGAAATGGCAAAAAAGGGTGTGCTCTGGATACCCAGTGTACTGCGGGCCAAGAATGCACTGGACGGTGCGGGCTCCTGCGGGGATGTAAGCTGCCGTTTCTCCCAGCGTTATGTGGCACCAGGAAAACCGGTCCCTGGGGCAGAGACTTTTTGGAAAAAGATGCTTGCCGATCAATTATCGCAAATGCGTCTGGCCAGGAGATTTGGAGTGACAACGGCTGTGGGAACCGGAGCCGGCAGTATGGGAATACTCCATGGCGAGTCTATGGTCGAGGAGATGAAACTCTTCATCAAGGCCGGATACTCTCTGGAGGAGACTATCCGCTGCGCCTCGCAAACCGGAGCAGAATTCTTCGGAATGAAAGAGCTTGGCACCCTTACTGTAGGGAGGAAGGCAACATTTCTTGTTGCCAGAGGAACGGTTAAGCAACTGCCAAGAAAACTCTCTTACCTGGAAGGTATCTATGTCGCTGGAAGACCAAGTATCGCCTATCGCAAGCATCCTTGA
- a CDS encoding desulfoferrodoxin FeS4 iron-binding domain-containing protein, whose product MTKKNQVYKCDKCENVVEVKRAGEGELVCCGEAMQLLSEEEAESYRTSTSY is encoded by the coding sequence ATGACGAAAAAAAATCAGGTCTACAAATGCGACAAGTGTGAAAATGTGGTTGAGGTCAAGAGGGCAGGAGAGGGCGAACTTGTCTGTTGCGGAGAGGCAATGCAGCTTTTAAGCGAAGAGGAAGCAGAATCTTATCGAACATCTACGTCCTATTAA
- a CDS encoding TRAP transporter large permease, whose protein sequence is MIYVLMGTMIFLLLLGFPMFVPLAVGAFATVMIYFPFVDPSMLVQQIIGGVQPVSLIAVPMFIFAADIMTSGQVATRLLDFVLKFVGHKRGGLPIATTTACTLFGAVSGSTQATVVAVGGPLRPLLLKAGYSSSYSTALIINAAVIALLIPPSVYMIVYGVVAGASVGELFVAGVGPGLLIWLLFCIYSWLVSKESLQAEPAPWKERMKALKKALMSFTFPVIIFGGIYSGIFSPTEAAAVSVLYAFILEFFIYKSLLLKDIPKIALRTGMITAIVFILIAMGQVFSWTVSFARIPNMILPPLLGEGPTEFRILMVLSLAYFLGCMFVDPIVVIMILTPIFKPAITASGLDTVLIGTIVTLQAAIGSTTPPFGCNIFTAIAIFKQDYWDAVRGVFPFIAIMMLVSLLLILYPPLALFLRDMMIQ, encoded by the coding sequence ATGATTTACGTACTAATGGGAACCATGATTTTTCTTCTTCTCCTTGGTTTTCCCATGTTTGTGCCTCTTGCCGTTGGTGCATTTGCCACGGTCATGATTTACTTTCCCTTTGTCGATCCCTCCATGCTGGTCCAGCAGATAATCGGAGGAGTACAGCCTGTTTCTCTGATCGCCGTCCCGATGTTCATCTTTGCTGCGGATATCATGACCTCGGGGCAGGTTGCCACCAGGCTGCTCGATTTTGTGTTGAAGTTCGTGGGGCATAAGAGGGGAGGTCTACCCATTGCTACAACCACAGCTTGTACATTATTTGGTGCAGTCTCAGGGTCTACCCAGGCAACCGTGGTTGCTGTCGGCGGCCCCTTGCGCCCTCTCCTTCTTAAGGCCGGTTACAGCTCCTCCTATTCCACCGCACTTATTATTAACGCCGCTGTTATAGCACTGCTGATTCCGCCAAGCGTCTATATGATAGTCTATGGTGTTGTTGCCGGCGCTTCGGTAGGAGAGCTGTTTGTTGCCGGCGTGGGACCGGGCCTGTTGATCTGGCTGCTGTTCTGCATCTATTCATGGCTCGTTTCCAAGGAAAGCCTGCAGGCGGAGCCGGCGCCCTGGAAAGAAAGAATGAAGGCGCTGAAAAAGGCCCTGATGAGCTTTACCTTTCCGGTGATAATATTCGGCGGAATATATTCGGGTATTTTCAGTCCAACTGAGGCTGCTGCCGTTTCGGTGCTTTACGCCTTTATCCTCGAGTTTTTTATCTATAAATCGCTCTTGCTTAAGGATATACCCAAAATTGCGCTGCGCACCGGTATGATTACAGCCATCGTTTTCATACTGATCGCCATGGGGCAGGTGTTTTCCTGGACTGTTTCTTTTGCCAGAATTCCCAATATGATCCTGCCCCCACTGCTTGGAGAGGGGCCGACCGAATTTCGAATTCTCATGGTTCTCAGTCTCGCCTATTTTCTGGGGTGCATGTTTGTTGACCCCATTGTGGTGATAATGATCCTCACTCCGATATTCAAACCTGCCATAACAGCTTCAGGCCTGGATACCGTCCTTATCGGCACCATTGTAACTCTGCAGGCGGCAATTGGATCGACTACTCCACCCTTCGGCTGCAATATTTTTACCGCCATAGCCATTTTTAAGCAGGATTACTGGGATGCTGTGCGGGGGGTGTTCCCCTTTATCGCCATTATGATGCTGGTTTCCCTGCTCTTGATTCTATATCCACCGCTGGCGCTTTTCCTAAGAGATATGATGATTCAGTAA
- a CDS encoding YbhB/YbcL family Raf kinase inhibitor-like protein: protein MSTYTKRKYVIFVLWIVSVVSFFAIHSFSESPKTEGKAMKLLSSDFEDNGFIPKKYSCKGEDVNPTLSWDDVPEGTKSFALSVKDPDAPSGTFIHWLVYDIDESTRKIDENSIPGKQVKNSFGKENYGGPCPPSGVHRYYFRLFALDSKSLGSIESSEDFDGKVKKHTIEEAELMGKFEK from the coding sequence ATGTCAACATACACAAAGCGGAAGTATGTAATATTTGTTTTGTGGATAGTCTCGGTGGTTTCCTTTTTTGCCATTCATTCTTTCAGCGAATCCCCTAAAACGGAAGGTAAAGCCATGAAACTATTAAGTAGCGATTTTGAAGATAATGGATTTATTCCGAAAAAATACAGCTGCAAAGGTGAAGACGTAAATCCAACATTATCGTGGGATGATGTCCCTGAAGGAACAAAAAGCTTCGCCTTGAGTGTCAAGGACCCGGATGCCCCATCGGGAACATTCATACATTGGCTGGTCTACGATATAGATGAGTCCACCAGAAAGATTGACGAAAATTCCATTCCCGGCAAACAGGTGAAGAATAGTTTCGGTAAAGAAAATTACGGCGGACCCTGTCCTCCGTCAGGGGTACATCGCTATTATTTTCGACTTTTCGCTCTCGACAGCAAGTCTCTTGGAAGTATAGAAAGTTCGGAAGATTTCGATGGAAAGGTTAAAAAACACACCATAGAAGAAGCCGAATTAATGGGTAAATTCGAGAAATAA
- a CDS encoding DctP family TRAP transporter solute-binding subunit: MKKNFRCICSIFFVTILGFAFAGAALAAPKYQWRIASETIAGSVADLYAQELARLLKEKSNGDIQLEIYHSGSLGTPTEMFELTLAGAIEFCLTGPSQSSSIVPENQILGLQFLFSDNHLANRDFLAESKALNEMLNRKYEAKGITALSYFAEGAMFWTANKPINKPEDFNGVKIRVMPSELLVETYKAYGANPTPLSFTELYSALQLNIVEAQENAPVTTQEMKFMDVQKYLIGSRHNVYVMQHLANVNFMESLPEDIRQIVLESVDEVRPYIHDVQVKLNQERLQMMVDNFKPGQDYYDLTSEERNVFKEEAKKADETYYKLSRDPEFAKNLLATFRSEMEEIEKRHIKQ; this comes from the coding sequence ATGAAAAAGAATTTCAGGTGTATTTGCAGTATCTTTTTTGTCACAATTTTAGGTTTTGCCTTTGCCGGAGCAGCTTTAGCCGCTCCCAAATATCAGTGGCGCATTGCCAGTGAAACCATTGCCGGCAGTGTTGCCGATCTCTATGCCCAGGAACTGGCCCGTCTATTGAAAGAAAAATCAAACGGCGATATACAGCTGGAAATATATCATTCCGGTTCTTTGGGAACGCCCACGGAAATGTTCGAGCTCACTTTGGCAGGAGCGATAGAGTTCTGCCTTACCGGGCCGAGCCAGTCCAGCTCAATCGTTCCCGAGAATCAGATACTCGGATTACAGTTTCTTTTCTCTGATAACCATCTGGCCAACCGGGATTTTCTCGCCGAGAGCAAGGCCCTGAATGAGATGCTCAACAGGAAGTATGAGGCCAAAGGTATCACCGCGTTATCCTATTTTGCAGAAGGGGCGATGTTCTGGACCGCCAACAAGCCGATTAACAAGCCGGAAGATTTCAATGGCGTTAAGATTCGGGTAATGCCTTCAGAACTTCTGGTGGAAACCTACAAGGCCTACGGCGCCAATCCTACACCGCTTTCTTTTACCGAGCTATACAGTGCCCTGCAGCTTAACATAGTAGAAGCCCAGGAAAATGCTCCCGTTACCACCCAGGAAATGAAGTTCATGGATGTGCAGAAATATCTCATAGGCTCAAGGCACAATGTCTATGTAATGCAGCACCTTGCCAATGTAAATTTCATGGAGTCCCTTCCCGAAGATATCCGTCAGATCGTTCTTGAATCCGTAGACGAGGTTCGTCCATATATTCATGACGTACAGGTGAAACTCAATCAGGAGCGCCTACAGATGATGGTTGATAATTTCAAACCGGGACAGGATTATTACGACCTTACCAGCGAGGAGCGAAATGTATTCAAGGAAGAGGCCAAGAAGGCGGATGAAACCTATTACAAGCTTTCCCGGGATCCTGAGTTCGCTAAAAATCTTCTCGCCACCTTCAGGAGTGAGATGGAAGAGATAGAAAAGCGGCACATCAAACAGTAA
- the ftcD gene encoding glutamate formimidoyltransferase, with translation MARKKYIHAVPNFSNGRDKEVYETVVDQIRNREGVQLIDYFPDADFNRTVIECIGEPEPLKKALLAMAGKSYELIDMEKQQGKHPRIGAQDTIPVFPLMNITLEECRTLAEEIGQEVWAQYKVPVYYSGENARSTERSELAYIRKGQYEGLKKVVHLPERAPDLGEGALHSTAGATIVSAGQRNLVAINILLNTEDLEIAKKIAKMMRGPSGGFSSIRAVAFKPDGYDNVAVSMNMFDITQTPIYRAFQVIENEAKRYGLSIVGTQVCGTLPQEALINCAEYFLRLVDFNYNQIIENNILAIR, from the coding sequence ATGGCAAGAAAAAAATATATCCATGCGGTGCCCAATTTCAGCAATGGGCGCGATAAGGAAGTTTACGAAACAGTTGTCGATCAGATCAGAAACCGGGAGGGTGTGCAGTTGATTGATTACTTTCCCGATGCCGATTTTAACAGGACCGTCATCGAGTGCATTGGTGAACCGGAGCCCCTAAAAAAGGCTCTTCTGGCAATGGCCGGGAAATCATATGAACTCATCGATATGGAAAAGCAGCAAGGGAAGCATCCACGAATCGGAGCACAGGATACCATTCCTGTTTTCCCTCTCATGAATATAACTCTTGAAGAATGTAGAACCCTTGCCGAAGAAATCGGCCAAGAGGTGTGGGCGCAATATAAAGTACCCGTCTACTATAGCGGCGAGAATGCCAGGTCTACCGAGAGAAGTGAGCTTGCCTACATCCGCAAGGGGCAATATGAAGGACTCAAAAAGGTGGTTCATCTGCCCGAGAGAGCGCCGGATCTTGGAGAAGGCGCCCTGCATTCTACAGCTGGAGCAACGATAGTGAGTGCCGGGCAGAGAAATCTGGTAGCCATCAATATCCTTTTAAATACCGAAGATCTTGAGATAGCCAAGAAGATAGCCAAAATGATGCGAGGCCCCAGTGGAGGTTTCAGCTCCATACGTGCTGTCGCATTCAAGCCGGATGGTTATGATAATGTAGCGGTTTCCATGAATATGTTTGATATAACTCAGACTCCTATTTACAGAGCCTTCCAGGTTATCGAAAACGAAGCAAAACGATATGGACTCAGCATAGTCGGCACGCAGGTCTGTGGTACGCTCCCCCAGGAAGCGCTGATAAATTGTGCCGAATATTTCCTCAGGCTGGTAGATTTCAACTATAATCAGATAATCGAAAACAATATTCTTGCGATCAGATAA
- a CDS encoding cyclodeaminase/cyclohydrolase family protein: protein MLITTQVNQLLEELASDSPAPGGGSVAALSGALAAGLLAMVCRLSIGKKGLEQHAEKMQSVLNEAEALRRELEKLIDLDTEAFNSVMSAFRMAKTTAEEKSARSAAIQSSFRQAVDIPLKTALGCGKLLDLALEIAETANSNCISDLGVACHSAYAGVRGGVMNVSINLPSIKDQSFVDSTKETNVDILATAEKTLLRLDHIVSQRLL from the coding sequence ATGCTCATAACAACACAAGTAAATCAGCTGCTCGAAGAATTGGCTTCTGACTCACCTGCTCCCGGTGGGGGCAGCGTAGCAGCACTGTCAGGAGCATTGGCGGCGGGGCTTCTTGCCATGGTCTGCCGTCTGTCCATCGGTAAGAAGGGATTAGAGCAGCATGCTGAAAAAATGCAGTCGGTTTTGAACGAGGCCGAGGCTCTGCGCAGGGAACTTGAAAAGCTCATCGATCTCGATACCGAGGCCTTCAACAGTGTCATGAGTGCATTCAGAATGGCAAAGACTACCGCTGAGGAAAAATCAGCCCGCAGCGCCGCTATCCAGAGCAGTTTTCGTCAGGCCGTCGATATACCTTTGAAAACAGCACTAGGCTGCGGAAAACTGCTTGACCTGGCTCTGGAAATAGCTGAAACTGCAAACAGCAACTGTATCAGCGATCTTGGCGTGGCCTGTCATTCCGCCTATGCCGGGGTACGGGGTGGTGTGATGAATGTCAGCATAAACCTGCCGTCCATCAAAGATCAGTCCTTTGTCGACTCAACCAAAGAAACTAACGTCGATATTTTGGCGACGGCTGAAAAAACACTTCTTCGGCTCGATCACATCGTCAGTCAAAGGCTTCTTTGA